The genome window CGATATCCGACCATGTCGCCAGCGGCCAATTGCAACATGGCGAGTTGGTAGAGTGTTTTCCACGAGTAACCACTGACAGCGACGGCTCGCGCGAATGGCTGCGTTGCTTCCTGCCACTGGCCGAGCATGGCAAGCGAATCACCCCAGCCGGAGAACACGTCGACCGTCACATAGCCCGCCGTTACGGCCGCGCTGAAGTAATCCCTGGCTAATTTCCAGTTCCTCGTCGCTTCGTCGCTATCGTGCGCCTCGACCAATAGGATGCCCAGATGCAAGTGCCCCGTTCCTAATCCAACCAGGTGCAGCCCGATCCCTGGATGCTCTCGATCGAGCTGCTCGTATATCTCCAGTGAATGGCGGTAGGATGTTTCGGCCTCGGCACGTTGGTCGTTCAGTCGTTGCAGGTAGCCGAAGTTGAAATATTTGTGCGCCAAATCGGTACGGTAGTCGGGCACGCTCGGGTTCTCTCGGGCCAGCGCCTCGTAAATGTCAACCGTTCGCTTGAATGACACCTCGGCGTCAGGCAGCCGATCCAAATCGATTTGCACCACGTACAAGGCGTTGTACGCATTGCCCAGTTGAGCACGGTACTCAGTATAAGTCGGGTGATCGCGCACTAATTTCTCGTATAATTCCACGCTGCGCAGGCCCGCCGCTTCTGCTTCCTGCAATCGTCCTACGCTTCGCAGTACTTCTCCCAGGTACCAATACGACTTCGCCACGCCTGCCTCGTATACCGTGGTGCCGGAAGATCCCTTTAGTAAGGGTTCGTAAATCGACAGCGCATGGCGGAGCACCGCCTCGGATTCCGTAGCGCGATTCAGCACCGATAGCAATGCGCCAAGGCTCGCCGAGACGCTAGCCGATTTGGCCGCGTACTCGGCCGTATTCGGCTGTTGGTTGGCGAGCCGTTCATAGATGGACAGCGCTTGGCGATACGCGGCCTCGGCGCCGGTCAAATCGGGCGTCCCGGCCAGCACTCTTCCGCGCCAATGGAAGGCCAGCGCCAAGCCGGTCTGATAGTCGATATTAATTGGTTCGCGGTCCACAAGCCGCTGGTACTGTTCAATTGCCTTGTCGAACGCGGCCACGGCGTCGTCCGGAATGCCAATTGCGCTCGTAATATTGCCAACCCGAATGTAGGTAGCGGCAAGTTCTCCTTGCAGCGCCGGATTATCGCCATGCTCTTCGATAAACCGTTTGTAGTACAACAGCGCCGTATCCAACAACTCTTTGCGCAGTGGTTGCAAGCCGGGCACGTTCAACAGTTTGCTTTCGCTGACCGACGTGAAGTAATCATTCACGGCTTCACGAGCCTGTTGAAAATTAGCTTCCGCCGCCGAATGCTGCTTCGCAACTTCGCTGCGCTCGGCCTCGGCCAGCCGCTCGGCGCGCGTCGCGCGGATTGCTTGCCACGTGCTAGCGACAATGCCACCGATCAGTGCCAGAGCAACAACTAGCGCCGTCGTTAGAGGCACGCGGTTGCGGCGCACGAACTTCCGGCAGCGGTCAATCGCCGAGGGCGAATGAGCATCGACCGGTTCGTCGCGCAAATAGCGTTCGATGTCTCGCGCCAGACTGCTGGCGGTTTCGTAGCGCTTCGTGCGGTCTTTTTCCAGCGTCTTCAGCACGATCCAGTCGAGATCCCCGCGCAGCACTTGCGCCAAGCGACCAGCCTCGACCTTGCGTTGCGCCGCGACCGTGGTGCGGGTATTCCCCAGCGTGTCGACGAAAGCGCTCGGTTTCGGCGGCTCCTCTTCACAAATGATGCGGCGAACTTCTTCGTGAGAGGCTTCTCGGATCCGCTCTCGATCGAACGGCGTCATGCCCGTCAGCAGCTCGTACAGCAATACTCCCAGCGAATAGATGTCGCTGCGCGTGTCGATATCGATCGCCGACAACTCGGCTTGCTCGGGGCTCATGTACAAGGGAGTCCCGATCATGTGGGTAAAGTTCGTGAATAGCGTCTTGTCCGTAAGCTGCTGATTCGTCGCCTTAGCGACGCCAAAATCGATCACTTTTGGCACGGGCCGACCGTCGAGCACCGTAACCAGGACATTGGAAGGCTTGAGATCGCGATGGATAATCCCTTTTTGATGAGCGTGCTGGACCGCGTTGCAAACCTGAACAAACAGATCGA of Pirellulales bacterium contains these proteins:
- a CDS encoding protein kinase, which translates into the protein MKSHASDAKSIFGQAIEIRSASDRDAFLNQACGDNAALRSDVEGLIRALENAGDFLKHPAAPEVAAATFELLPDSAGAVIGPYKLLEEIGEGGMGVVYMADQQTPVRRRVALKIIKPGMDTRQVIARFEAERQALALMDHPNIARVLDAGATEAGRPYFVMELVRGIPITEYCDQAQLSVPERLDLFVQVCNAVQHAHQKGIIHRDLKPSNVLVTVLDGRPVPKVIDFGVAKATNQQLTDKTLFTNFTHMIGTPLYMSPEQAELSAIDIDTRSDIYSLGVLLYELLTGMTPFDRERIREASHEEVRRIICEEEPPKPSAFVDTLGNTRTTVAAQRKVEAGRLAQVLRGDLDWIVLKTLEKDRTKRYETASSLARDIERYLRDEPVDAHSPSAIDRCRKFVRRNRVPLTTALVVALALIGGIVASTWQAIRATRAERLAEAERSEVAKQHSAAEANFQQAREAVNDYFTSVSESKLLNVPGLQPLRKELLDTALLYYKRFIEEHGDNPALQGELAATYIRVGNITSAIGIPDDAVAAFDKAIEQYQRLVDREPINIDYQTGLALAFHWRGRVLAGTPDLTGAEAAYRQALSIYERLANQQPNTAEYAAKSASVSASLGALLSVLNRATESEAVLRHALSIYEPLLKGSSGTTVYEAGVAKSYWYLGEVLRSVGRLQEAEAAGLRSVELYEKLVRDHPTYTEYRAQLGNAYNALYVVQIDLDRLPDAEVSFKRTVDIYEALARENPSVPDYRTDLAHKYFNFGYLQRLNDQRAEAETSYRHSLEIYEQLDREHPGIGLHLVGLGTGHLHLGILLVEAHDSDEATRNWKLARDYFSAAVTAGYVTVDVFSGWGDSLAMLGQWQEATQPFARAVAVSGYSWKTLYQLAMLQLAAGDMVGYRTTCADFFNRFGTSEGLAEQAGIAMACMAGERALPDMQSALAIGKRVAAIDPRNPVFQTLYGSLQYRAGQPNEAIATLSKALPMHAFAELAAPRRLDQIRISRLTAETILTLAYGDIGDQEAQAKQLESLSKLVAKLDVTIPQHSEGIAKWALPLAIHLTHRQLAQLDMKTP